Below is a window of Streptomyces sp. ITFR-16 DNA.
CCGCGACGGCGTACGGCAGCCCCTGTTCCTCGACCATGTCCATGACGGCGAAGGAGTCGCCGAGCCGCCGGGTGTCCACCAGGACGAGCGCGCCCAGCGCGCCGCGCGCGATGTCCTCCCAGAGCGGCAGGAACCGCTCCTGCCCCGGCGTGCCGAACATGTAGAGCACGAGGTCGTCCGGGACGGTCAGCCGGCCGAAGTCGATCGCGACCGTGGTCGTGGTCTTCTCGGGGAGTCCGGCGGTGTCGTCGAGCCGCGTGCTGGACTGGGTCATCGCCTCTTCGGTGTGGAGCGTGGCGATCTCCGAGAGGGTGCGGATCAGGGTCGTCTTGCCCACGCCGAAGGGACCCGTGACGACGAGTTTCATCAGGGTCCGGGCGGCGGCCGGCAGATAGCCGACGTCCGTCCGGTCAGGGCAGGGAGCGGAGTCCAACGAGCAGCCTCTCGACGAGCGACCGGTCGATCTCCCCGGCACTGGGTATCGGCGGTCGGGTGAGCAGAAGTCCGGTGGCCGCGAGGTCCGTGGCCAGGAAGACGGTGGCGCTGACCGGCAGGCCCAGATGGGCCGCGCACTCGACCACGGTGAGCGCGCCCGGTTCCAGCAGGGCGCACAGCCGGCGCTGCTGGGTGCCGGTGTCCTCGGGCAGGGCGGCGTCGGTGCGCACGAGCACGGCGAGCCGGTCGAGCGCGGGGCCGGCGGGCCGGGAGCGGCCGCCGGTGACCAGATAGGCGGGGATCAGACGGCGTCCCGGTCCTGGGGTCATGGCCGGGCGGCGGTGTCCGGTTGGCGGGCGGGTGCGTGCATCGCCCGGGTGAGGGCGGTGACCTGCACCTGCATCTGGTAGGCGATGTCGCCGAGTTTGGCGCCGGGTTCGGCGAACAGGGCGAGGGTGGTGTTGCGGCCCGCCGGTACGACGATGGCGAAGCCGAGGTCGGACTCGACGACGGTCTGGGCCAGTTGCGGGGCCTCGACGTCGGTGAAGGCGGTGGTGAAGGCGCGGGCCGCTGCGTGCAGGGTGGCCGTCATCGCGGCGACCCGTTCACCGGACGCCCGGTCGAGGCCGGGTGAGGCGCCCTCGACGAGGCCGTCACCGGTGGCGACCACGGCGTGCTGGACTCCGGGCAGTTCCAGCAGCGGGGTCAGCACCCATGCGAGGTCACCTGAGGTGGGGGTGGGGGCGCTCACGTCTCGTCGTCTCCTTGGTCGTCCTGGTCGTCCTGGTGGTCGTGGCCGTCCGCATCCGGCGCGGTGGCCCGTCCGACGACGCTCCTGCCGTTGAGGGTGCCCTGCTGGAGCGCCGCCCAGGAAGCCTCCGCCTGCTCCGGTGTACGGGACACCTGTCCGGCGGGCGGGGCGGGGGCGGCGACGGCGGCCGGCACGGGGCGCGGTGTCCGCCGGCGTCTGCTGGGGAGCACGGAGGGCTCCTCGGGGGCGCGGGCGGGAGCCGGGGCACGCGGGCCGGCCTCGGTGGGCGCCGCCGCCGGTGCGACGGGGGCCGATACCGGCGCGGGTGCCAGGGCGGAGAGGTCGCGGTCCTCGTCGAGCACGGTGAGCAGATGTGCGGGAACGCGCAGGATCGTCCGCATGCCGCCGAACGGCGAGGCCTCGATGTGGCAGTGGAAGCCGTACTGCACGACGAGCCGGCCGACCACCGCGAACCCGGTCTGCGGAGGGTCGCCCAGCTCGGTCAGCAGCACCTCGGAGGGGCCGGCCAGCAGGGCGCGGGCCCGTTCGAGGGCGTCCTCGTCCATGCCGATGCCGGCGTCGTCGACGACCAGGAACGCGCCCCGGCCGCCGCCCTGCTGGATCGTCACCTGTACGTCGGTGTCGGGGTGCGAGTAGGCGGTGGCGTTGGCAAGCAGCTCGGCGAGCGCGATGGCGAGGGGTTCGGCGGCGCGGGCGGCGAGCGAGAGCCGTTCGTCCCGCAGATGGTTGGCGACCTTGATCCGCTCGTATCCGGCCACCCGGGACTGGGCGCCGAGCACGATCTCGACGAGCGGCGAGTTCTGCCGGGCGAGGCCGGGCCAGGCGTCGCAGAGGACGGCGGTGGACTGGGTGCGGCGCAGCGCAAGTTCGTTGCGGAAGTCCAGTTGCAGGATGCGCGGGTCGTCGTACTCGTGCTGGAGCTCGTGCAGCAGCTGCTGGGACTGGTTCAGCAGGGACTGGATCTTGGCCGAGGTGCCCCGCATCGCGGCGCGGGCGGCGGCGTCGACGCGCTGCCGCTCCTCCAGGACGGCGGTCCTGGCCGCCTGGACGGCCTCGGTGAGCAGCGCGGCGGCGCCGCCGTCGACCTCGGCCGCCTCGCGCAGTCCGGGGACCTGGGCGCTGGGGTGGGAGAGGGCGAGCGCGGTGGCCGGGATGCGGCGGCGGGCCAGCTGCCGGATCTCCTCGACGAGCGCCTCGGTACGGGCCTCGGCGGCCTTGGCCTGGCGCTCGGCGATCTCGGTGCCGGCCGCGGCCAGCTGCTCCGAGCGGATGGCCCGGTACATGCGCGTCGACGTCGCCACGGCGGCGACGACGGCGATCACTGCCACGATCCAACCCATGCCGTTACCGCGTTCCTTCCGTCGGGCCGGTCCGTCGGCCGGGGCGGCCAGGGACCGGGTGGTCAGCCGACCGGATCAGCCGTCTCACGGGCCCGCTCCACTTCTTGTGCGACCGCGGCGACATCGGTCATGACCTGGACGACGCTGCGCCGCTCGGAGCCGTCTAGCTGCCGGTACTCGCTGCCGATGGTGACCACCAGCCGCTCGGGGAGCCCCAGTTCGGGGTGGCGTCCCTCGCCGATCACCCGGCGGGCGGCCTCGACGGCGGGGACCCCGGCGGCGTGGAAGGCGTGCGCGCGCTCCTGTACGTGTTCGAGGTAGCCGATGTGCTCGCGCACGCCGGCCCGGTCGAGTACGGGCCCGTGGCCGGGGACGACGGTCTCGGCGCCGGTGGCGAGCACCTGCTCGCAGGCCCCGATGACGTTACTCAGCGGCCCCTCCCAGTGGATCGGGTGGTCGCCGGGCTGCTGGGGCGAGGAGGAGAAGATGATGTCGCCGCTGAACACCACGCCCTGGGCGGGCAGGTGGACCATCAGGTCGCCGGTGGTGTGCGCGGGCGGCAGGGCGGTGATCCGGACGGGGTAGTCGCCCAGGGTCAGTTCGAGTTCGCCGGTGAAGTAGGTGGTGGGGCGCACCGGTTCGGTCTCCGACCAGTCGAACGGGCCGAAGTGGCGGCCCAGGTAGGCGCCGAGCGGGGTGGCCGGATCGCCGCCGGTCACCAGGGCGTGCTGCTGCTGCGGGGTGGGCTCGTAGTGGATGTGCTCCCTGGCCTCGCGCGTCACGATGATCTCGGCGTCCGGGAGCACTCCCGCGCCCCAGAAGTGGTCGCCGTTGGCGTGGGTGACGACGACCCGGTCGATGGAGACGCCGTCGGGGAGCCGCTTGGTGCTCTCGGCAAGGAACTGTCCGGCCAGCACCGGGTCGTACGGGGTGTCGATCCAGAGCGCGCCGCGCGGCGAGACGAGGAGGCCGCAGTTGGCCAGCCCCCAGCCCCGCTTCGGCGGAAGCCATGCGTACAGGCCTCGGCCCAGGTCAACGAAGTCCCCCACCGTGATCGACATGGACGCGATTATGCCGACCGGTTTCCGGTCGCGCGTTCGATACCGGCCACAACGACCCTTCATTGGCGTGAAATCGCCCTCACCCCGCCTTCGGAGGGGTCGACCGGTGACCGTACGAGAGCAGGGGAACCCGCCCCCGTACGGAATCTTCCGGACGATCAGGACGCAAGCGCCCGGACCGGCCCGGCTCCGTCACCGGTGCGCAACCGGCCGCCGTCAAACCGGGAGGGGCCGATTACCCACCGAGCATGGCCGAAAACCGATGCCACCGTGCTCCTAGGACGCGGGGACGTTCCACCGCTGGTTGGTGCCGCCGTGGCAGTCCCACAGGTCCAGCGCGGTCCCGTTCGCGGTGGCGCCGCCGGGTACGTCGAGGCAACGGCCGGACGCCTTGTTGACGAGGGCGTGGGCGGAGCTGTCGTACGTCCACTGCCGGGCCGGGTCGGTGACGGCCCCGCCCGCGCCCGGGCCTGCGCAGTCGCGCACCCGTACGGCCGCTCCGTTGCCCGTGCCCTCGGCGGCCAGGCAGTAGTCCGAGGGCAGCCGCAGGGTGCCGTCGGCCGCTCGCACCCAGGCCTGGTTGGCGCCGCCCGAGCAGCTGTAGAGGTCGGCCGTCGTACCGTCCGCGACACCCCCGGACGCGTCCAGGCACTTGTCGGCGAGCCCGGTCACCGCGCCGCGCACCGAGTTCCCCACGGCCAGGTTCTGCACCGTGGCGTCGGCGGCGACATCGGTGCGGGTCATGGACGCGCAGGCGTTGCCGCTGTTGGAGGTGGCGGCCACCGCGCCGGTGACCGTACCGCCGTTGCCGGTCGGGACCCCGAAGCGGGCGTCGCTGAACGGCTGGTCGTAGCAGGTGGCGCGCGGGTCGTTCCACTCGAAGTACTCGGTCCAGTCGACCATTCCGGACGGCGAGATGGCGGTGGCCGGTGTCTTGATCCTGCCGAGCCGGTACGCGGTGCCCGTGGCGGTGTCCGTGACCGTGGCGCCGAACCAGCCCTCGCCCTCGGCGGCGACCCGGAACGTGTAGCGGTGGCCGGCGGTCCAGTCGAGGTTCAGCCGGCAGCTCATGCCCTCGCCCTCGCCGCCGAAGTCCTGGCACCAGCTTCCGGCGGAGCCGGCCTCGGCCTCGGAGACGTCCCAGACGGAGAAGAGGAGCGTGCGCTTCGACCCTCCGTTGGACTGCATCCCGATGTAGGCGCCGTTGCCCTGGTCGAAGCCGAACTGATGGCTCCAGAAGACGTTGGCCCGGTATCCGGGGTCGTGCAGGACGGTGGTGGACCAGGTGACCTCGGTCAGCCTCGGCGCACCGGAGAAGGAGTAGTTGGTGTACGTGCCGGGGGTCGTGCCGATGTCCGCGGCCTGGGTGGGGGCGGCCGTGGCGAGCAGGGCCAGGGCGGCTGCGGCGGCCGTGGCGGTGAAGGTGCTGAACAAGTGGCGCGGATTCATGCGGTGCACCTGCTTCTGATGGGGGGAACGGGGATCGTTGCTCTTGCCCGCACCGGCCCGGGGAGGGCGTGGGTGCGTCCCGTGCGGTGAAACCCGCCGGACAGGGCCGTGCGGCGGCCCTGTCCGGCCTTCCCGGTCAGATCCTCAAGAGCGGACCTGGCCGCGTTCGAAGTACGCGACCAGCTCCGGGTCGAGGGCGGGCACGTCGTACGGCGCACCGCCCTCGCGCAGGGAGCGGGTCGCGAGCACACCGGCGGCGACGCTCATCCGGGCGGCGACCGGCGAGGTGTCGGTGACGCCCCCGTCGCGCACGAACCGGCAGAACTCCGCCATGATCCGGGTGTCCCCGCCGCCGTGCGAGCCGCCGGCCTCCGGGACCCGGTAGGTGATGTCGGCGTCGGCACGGTAGCCGCTGGGGCCGGTGTTCCAGACCTTGACCTCGTCACCGGGGCTGTCGCCGAAGTTCTCCAGCCGCCCCTCGGTGCCGATGACGGTGTAGTTGCGCCAGTAGTCCGGGGTGAAGTGGCACTGCTGGTAAGCGGCGACGACGCCGTTGTCGAGCTGCATGTTCATCACCGAGACGTCCTCGACGTCGACGATGTGGTGCAGGTCCTTGCGGGCCGTCGGCGGCCAGTCGAACTCGCGCAGCCAGTTGTCCGGGCGCGGGGTGTCGGGCTCGCGGCGCGGCAGGCTGCCGTAGACGAGCAGGTCGCCCAGCGCGTTGACGCGCTGTGTGTAGCCGCCGGCCAGCCAGTGCAGCACGTCGATGTCGTGCGCGGCCTTCTGGAGGAGCAGCCCGGTGGTGCGGGTGCGGTCGGCGTGCCAGTCCTTGAAGTAATAGTCGCCGCCGTAGCCCACGAAGTGGCGCACCCAGACGGCCTTGGGCTCGCCGATGTCGCCGCCGGCGATGATGTCGCGCATCAGCCGCACGACGCCCATGTGCCGCATGTTGTGGCCGACGTAGAGCCGGGTCCCGGTCTCGTACGCCGCCCGCAGGACGTTGTCGCAGCTCTCGACGGTGATGCCGAGCGGCTTCTCGACGAAGACCGCCTTGCCGGCCCGCAGGGCGTCGATCGCGATGGCCTCGTGGGTGTCGTCCGGCGTCGCGACGATGACGGCGTCGAGGTCGTCCCGGCCGAGGAGCAGCTTGTAGTCCTCGACCGCGACCTCGGTGCCGAAGCGCTCGGCCTCGCGCCGGCGCACCTCGGGGTCGAGGTCGCAGACGGCGGTGATCGCCGATCCCTGGCCGGGGTGGTGGGCGGACGTCGCGATGGATCGGCGCAGGCCGAGCCCGATGACGCCGAGTCGCAGGTCTGACACGGGGGTCCCTTCGGTATGTGCGGGTCGTGCGGGCGGAGACTACTGGCCGGCGAGCGAGGCCTCGAACTCGGCACGCATCTTGTCGCCGCCGCCGGAACGCCACTTGCGCAGCTGCTCCTTGTAGGCGGAGAGCGGCTTGCGGCCGGCGATGATGTCCAGCAGGCAGTCGCTCATCGCGGTGGTGAGCGAGGGGCTCTTGCTCGTGGACGTGTCGGAGAAGTGTCCGCTCGTCGGGTTGGTCTGGCTGATCTTGAGGAGTTCCTGCTGCCAGCGGTGGATCTTCCCGGCCAGCTCGGGCTGGCCCGGCAGGTAGATGTACTCGGGTCCGGCGGCGAGGAAGGCCAGCGGCATCGCGGTGGTCACCGCCTCGGAGTTGCCCTTGGGCGTGAGCTTGACGTCGCCCTTCGAGGTACGGGTGTAGTGCGTGCCCTCGATGCCGTTGTCGAGGAAGAGCCGCTCCTCCGTACCGAA
It encodes the following:
- a CDS encoding ATP-binding protein — translated: MAVIAVVAAVATSTRMYRAIRSEQLAAAGTEIAERQAKAAEARTEALVEEIRQLARRRIPATALALSHPSAQVPGLREAAEVDGGAAALLTEAVQAARTAVLEERQRVDAAARAAMRGTSAKIQSLLNQSQQLLHELQHEYDDPRILQLDFRNELALRRTQSTAVLCDAWPGLARQNSPLVEIVLGAQSRVAGYERIKVANHLRDERLSLAARAAEPLAIALAELLANATAYSHPDTDVQVTIQQGGGRGAFLVVDDAGIGMDEDALERARALLAGPSEVLLTELGDPPQTGFAVVGRLVVQYGFHCHIEASPFGGMRTILRVPAHLLTVLDEDRDLSALAPAPVSAPVAPAAAPTEAGPRAPAPARAPEEPSVLPSRRRRTPRPVPAAVAAPAPPAGQVSRTPEQAEASWAALQQGTLNGRSVVGRATAPDADGHDHQDDQDDQGDDET
- a CDS encoding ricin-type beta-trefoil lectin domain protein; this encodes MNPRHLFSTFTATAAAAALALLATAAPTQAADIGTTPGTYTNYSFSGAPRLTEVTWSTTVLHDPGYRANVFWSHQFGFDQGNGAYIGMQSNGGSKRTLLFSVWDVSEAEAGSAGSWCQDFGGEGEGMSCRLNLDWTAGHRYTFRVAAEGEGWFGATVTDTATGTAYRLGRIKTPATAISPSGMVDWTEYFEWNDPRATCYDQPFSDARFGVPTGNGGTVTGAVAATSNSGNACASMTRTDVAADATVQNLAVGNSVRGAVTGLADKCLDASGGVADGTTADLYSCSGGANQAWVRAADGTLRLPSDYCLAAEGTGNGAAVRVRDCAGPGAGGAVTDPARQWTYDSSAHALVNKASGRCLDVPGGATANGTALDLWDCHGGTNQRWNVPAS
- a CDS encoding roadblock/LC7 domain-containing protein, whose translation is MSAPTPTSGDLAWVLTPLLELPGVQHAVVATGDGLVEGASPGLDRASGERVAAMTATLHAAARAFTTAFTDVEAPQLAQTVVESDLGFAIVVPAGRNTTLALFAEPGAKLGDIAYQMQVQVTALTRAMHAPARQPDTAARP
- a CDS encoding MBL fold metallo-hydrolase, which produces MSITVGDFVDLGRGLYAWLPPKRGWGLANCGLLVSPRGALWIDTPYDPVLAGQFLAESTKRLPDGVSIDRVVVTHANGDHFWGAGVLPDAEIIVTREAREHIHYEPTPQQQHALVTGGDPATPLGAYLGRHFGPFDWSETEPVRPTTYFTGELELTLGDYPVRITALPPAHTTGDLMVHLPAQGVVFSGDIIFSSSPQQPGDHPIHWEGPLSNVIGACEQVLATGAETVVPGHGPVLDRAGVREHIGYLEHVQERAHAFHAAGVPAVEAARRVIGEGRHPELGLPERLVVTIGSEYRQLDGSERRSVVQVMTDVAAVAQEVERARETADPVG
- a CDS encoding DUF742 domain-containing protein, which gives rise to MTPGPGRRLIPAYLVTGGRSRPAGPALDRLAVLVRTDAALPEDTGTQQRRLCALLEPGALTVVECAAHLGLPVSATVFLATDLAATGLLLTRPPIPSAGEIDRSLVERLLVGLRSLP
- a CDS encoding Gfo/Idh/MocA family oxidoreductase, giving the protein MSDLRLGVIGLGLRRSIATSAHHPGQGSAITAVCDLDPEVRRREAERFGTEVAVEDYKLLLGRDDLDAVIVATPDDTHEAIAIDALRAGKAVFVEKPLGITVESCDNVLRAAYETGTRLYVGHNMRHMGVVRLMRDIIAGGDIGEPKAVWVRHFVGYGGDYYFKDWHADRTRTTGLLLQKAAHDIDVLHWLAGGYTQRVNALGDLLVYGSLPRREPDTPRPDNWLREFDWPPTARKDLHHIVDVEDVSVMNMQLDNGVVAAYQQCHFTPDYWRNYTVIGTEGRLENFGDSPGDEVKVWNTGPSGYRADADITYRVPEAGGSHGGGDTRIMAEFCRFVRDGGVTDTSPVAARMSVAAGVLATRSLREGGAPYDVPALDPELVAYFERGQVRS
- a CDS encoding ATP/GTP-binding protein, coding for MDSAPCPDRTDVGYLPAAARTLMKLVVTGPFGVGKTTLIRTLSEIATLHTEEAMTQSSTRLDDTAGLPEKTTTTVAIDFGRLTVPDDLVLYMFGTPGQERFLPLWEDIARGALGALVLVDTRRLGDSFAVMDMVEEQGLPYAVAVNRFPDAPAHSDEVLRKHLDLDEATPLVQCDARERRGSIDALIALAEHVLTRLPQPEDPS